A genomic region of Canis aureus isolate CA01 chromosome 16, VMU_Caureus_v.1.0, whole genome shotgun sequence contains the following coding sequences:
- the KRT14 gene encoding keratin, type I cytoskeletal 14 has product MTSCSRQFTSSSSMKGSCGIGGGSSRMSSVLAGGACRAPSAYGGLSVSTSRYSSGGACGLGGGYGGGFSSSSSFGGGLGSGFGGGYGGGLGAGFGGGLGAGFGGGLGAGFGGGFGGGDGLLVGSEKVTMQNLNDRLASYLDKVRALEEANTDLEVKIRDWYQRQRPAETKDYSPYFKTIEDLRNKILTATVDNANVLLQIDNARLAADDFRTKYETELNLRMSVEADTNGLRRVLDELTLSRADLEMQIETLKEELAYLKKNHEEEMNALRGQVGGDVNVEMDAAPGVDLSRILNEMRDQYEKMAEKNRKDAEDWFFSKTEELNREVATNSELVQSGKSEISELRRTVQNLEIELQSQLSMKASLENSLEETKGRYCMQLAQIQDLIGNVEEQLAQLRCEMEQQNQEYKILLDVKTRLEQEIATYRRLLEGEDAHLSSSQFSSGSQSSRDVTSSSRQIRTKVMDVHDGKVVSTHEQVLRTKN; this is encoded by the exons ATGACCTCCTGCAGCCGCCAGTTCACCTCCTCCAGCTCCATGAAGGGCTCCTGCGGCATCGGGGGCGGCTCCAGCCGCATGTCCTCTGTCCTGGCTGGAGGGGCCTGCCGGGCCCCCAGTGCCTACGGGGGCCTGTCGGTCTCCACCTCCCGCTACTCCTCCGGGGGGGCCTGCGGCCTGGGGGGCGGCTATGGCGGCGgcttcagcagcagcagcagctttgGTGGGGGCCTGGGTAGCGGCTTTGGTGGAGGATACGGTGGTGGCCTTGGTGCTGGCTTCGGGGGTGGCCTTGGTGCTGGCTTCGGGGGTGGCCTTGGTGCTGGCTTTGGGGGTGGCTTCGGTGGTGGTGACGGGCTCCTGGTGGGCAGCGAGAAGGTGACCATGCAGAACCTCAACGACCGCCTGGCCTCCTACCTGGACAAGGTGCGTGCCCTGGAGGAGGCCAACACCGACCTGGAGGTGAAGATCCGTGACTGGTACCAGAGGCAGCGGCCCGCTGAGACCAAGGACTACAGCCCCTACTTCAAGACCATCGAGGACCTGAGGAACAAG ATCCTCACGGCCACTGTGGACAATGCTAACGTCCTCCTGCAGATTGACAATGCCCGTCTGGCTGCTGACGACTTCCGTACCAA GTACGAGACCGAGCTGAACCTGCGCATGAGCGTGGAGGCCGACACAAATGGCCTGCGCCGGGTGCTGGATGAGCTGACTCTGTCCAGAGCTGACCTGGAGATGCAGATTGAGACCCTGAAGGAGGAGTTGGCCTACTTGAAGAAGAACCACGAGGAG GAAATGAACGCTCTGAGAGGCCAGGTGGGCGGAGATGTCAACGTGGAGATGGACGCCGCCCCTGGTGTGGACCTGAGCCGCATCCTGAACGAGATGCGCGACCAGTACGAGAAGATGGCAGAGAAGAACCGCAAGGATGCCGAAGACTGGTTCTTCAGCAAG ACAGAGGAGCTGAACCGCGAGGTGGCCACCAACAGCGAGCTGGTACAAAGTGGCAAGAGCGAGATTTCCGAGCTCCGGCGCACTGTGCAGAACCTGGAGATCGAGCTGCAGTCCCAGCTCAGCATG AAAGCATCATTGGAGAACAGCCTGGAGGAGACCAAAGGCCGCTACTGCATGCAGCTGGCCCAGATCCAGGACCTGATTGGCAACGTGGAGGAGCAGCTGGCCCAGCTACGCTGCGAGATGGAGCAGCAGAACCAGGAATACAAGATCCTGCTGGACGTGAAGACAAGGCTGGAGCAGGAGATCGCCACCTACCGCCGCCTGctggagggcgaggatgccca CCTCTCATCCTCCCAGTTCTCCTCTGGCTCTCAGTCCTCCAGAGATG tGACCTCCTCCAGTCGCCAGATCCGCACCAAGGTCATGGATGTGCACGATGGCAAGGTGGTGTCCACCCACGAGCAGGTTCTTCGCACCAAGAACTGA
- the KRT16 gene encoding keratin, type I cytoskeletal 16, which yields MTSCSRQFTSSSSMKGSCGIGGGSSRMSSVLAGGACRAPSAYGGLSVSTSRYSSGGACGLGGGYGGGFSSSSSFGGGLGSGFGGGYGGSLGAGFGAGFGAGFGAGFGGGDGGLLSGNEKLTMQNLNDRLASYLDKVRALEEANTELEVKIRDWYQRQRPSEAKDYSPYFKTIEDLRNKIITATIENAQPILQIDNARLAADDFRTKYEHELTLRQSVEADINGLRRVLDELTLSRTDLEMQIEGLKEELAYLRKNHEEEMLALRGQTGGDVSVEMDAAPGVDLSRILNEMRDQYEQMAEKNRRDAEAWFLSKTEELNKEVVSNSELLQSGRSEVTELRRTLQGLEIELQSQLSMKASLESSLEETKGRYCMQLSQIQGLIGNVEEQLAQLRCEMEQQSQEYQVLLDVKTRLEQEIATYRRLLEGEDAHLSSQQASSHSYSSHNVFSSSSSSSSGLQTRPILKEQGSSSFSQGQSSKH from the exons ATGACCTCCTGCAGCCGCCAGTTCACCTCCTCCAGCTCCATGAAGGGCTCCTGCGGCATCGGGGGCGGCTCCAGCCGCATGTCCTCTGTCCTGGCTGGAGGGGCCTGCCGGGCCCCCAGTGCCTACGGGGGCCTGTCGGTCTCCACCTCCCGCTACTCCTCCGGGGGCGCCTGCGGCCTGGGGGGCGGCTATGGCGGCGgcttcagcagcagcagcagctttgGTGGGGGCCTGGGTAGCGGCTTTGGTGGAGGATACGGTGGTAGCCTTGGTGCTGGCTTCGGTGCTGGCTTCGGTGCTGGCTTTGGTGCTGgatttggtggtggtgatggcggCCTCCTCTCTGGCAATGAGAAGCTCACCATGCAGAACCTCAACGACCGCCTGGCCTCCTACCTGGACAAGGTACGCGCCCTGGAGGAGGCCAACACTGAGCTGGAGGTGAAGATCCGCGACTGGTACCAGAGGCAGCGGCCCAGTGAGGCCAAGGACTACAGCCCCTACTTCAAGACCATTGAGGACCTGAGGAACAAG ATCATCACAGCCACCATCGAGAATGCTCAGCCCATTCTGCAGATTGACAATGCCAGGCTGGCAGCTGATGACTTTAGGACCAA GTATGAGCACGAGCTGACCCTGCGCCAGAGCGTGGAAGCCGACATCAACGGCCTGCGCCGGGTGCTGGATGAGCTGACCCTGTCCAGGACTGATTTGGAGATGCAGATCGAAGGCCTGAAGGAGGAGCTGGCTTACCTGAGGAAGAACCATGAGGAG GAGATGCTTGCTCTGCGGGGTCAGACTGGTGGGGACGTCAGCGTGGAGATGGATGCCGCCCCTGGCGTGGATCTGAGCCGCATCCTGAACGAGATGCGTGACCAGTACGAGCAGATGGCGGAGAAGAACCGCAGAGACGCGGAGGCCTGGTTCCTGAGCAAG ACCGAGGAACTGAACAAAGAAGTGGTCTCTAATAGCGAATTGCTGCAGAGTGGCCGCAGTGAGGTGACTGAGCTCCGGAGGACGCTCCAGGGCCTGGAGATTGAACTGCAGTCCCAGCTCAGCATG AAAGCATCCCTGGAGAGCAGCCTGGAGGAGACCAAAGGCCGCTACTGCATGCAGCTGTCCCAGATCCAGGGGCTGATCGGCAACGTGGAGGAGCAGCTGGCCCAGCTGCGCTGTGAGATGGAACAGCAGAGCCAGGAGTACCAGGTGCTGCTGGATGTGAAGACAAGGCTGGAGCAGGAGATCGCCACCTACCGCCGCCTGctggagggcgaggatgccca CCTCTCCTCCCAGCAAGCATCCAGCCATTCCTATTCTTCCCACAATG tcttctcctcctcctcctcatcctcctctggcctccagaCTCGGCCCATCCTCAAGGAGCAGGGCTCTTCCAGCTTCAGCCAGGGCCAGAGCTCCAAGCACTGA